A genome region from Pseudomonas sp. N3-W includes the following:
- a CDS encoding metal/formaldehyde-sensitive transcriptional repressor, translated as MSHIHEHKDDLLKRVRRIAGQVQAVEKALVTDADCAKTLHLVAAIRGAVNGLLDQFIDAHAREHVAHPDLSDEERAQGVEELLQAIRRYSK; from the coding sequence ATGTCGCACATCCATGAACACAAAGACGATCTGCTCAAACGCGTCCGACGCATTGCCGGTCAGGTTCAGGCTGTCGAAAAGGCGCTGGTGACCGACGCCGATTGTGCCAAGACCTTGCACCTGGTGGCGGCGATCCGTGGGGCGGTCAATGGTTTGCTGGATCAATTTATCGATGCCCACGCCCGTGAGCATGTGGCTCACCCCGATCTCAGCGATGAAGAGCGCGCCCAGGGCGTTGAAGAATTGCTGCAAGCCATCCGCCGTTATTCGAAATAG
- a CDS encoding TlpA disulfide reductase family protein → MSARTLLSLLALCCNLICLPAWAIDVGEQAPDLTAKTLDGQAFDLHKQLGQVVIVNFWASWCEPCREEMPAMEAYYQQHKSEGLKIIAISMDEPEDDQMVHKVMAHYSYPAALQRDADFSGFGRVWRMPMTYVIDRQGVVRKDGSVGEPKIDLPLLDTLVTPLLTAH, encoded by the coding sequence ATGTCAGCAAGAACACTACTGTCGCTGTTGGCGCTCTGTTGCAACCTGATCTGCCTGCCCGCCTGGGCGATTGATGTGGGTGAGCAAGCTCCAGACCTGACGGCCAAAACACTGGATGGCCAAGCGTTTGATTTGCATAAACAGCTGGGCCAGGTGGTCATCGTGAATTTCTGGGCGTCGTGGTGCGAACCGTGTCGCGAAGAAATGCCGGCCATGGAAGCCTATTACCAACAGCATAAAAGTGAAGGACTGAAGATCATTGCGATCAGCATGGATGAGCCGGAGGATGATCAGATGGTGCACAAGGTCATGGCTCACTACAGCTACCCGGCAGCGCTCCAGCGAGACGCCGATTTCTCGGGTTTTGGCCGGGTATGGCGAATGCCTATGACCTACGTGATCGACCGCCAAGGCGTGGTTCGCAAGGATGGCAGCGTCGGCGAGCCCAAGATTGACTTGCCGCTACTCGATACGCTGGTGACGCCGCTACTGACCGCGCATTAG
- the dmeF gene encoding CDF family Co(II)/Ni(II) efflux transporter DmeF, translating to MTPTPQASPFAHDHMFLGDSHDENARRTLWVVVLTFVMMIGEIAAGYITGSMALLADGFHMATHAVALGIAAAAYGFARRHANNARFSFGTGKVGDLAGFASAMVLGMVSLGIAGESILRLFQPTTVAFTEAALIAVVGLAVNIVSAFLLAGNHGHHGHDHGHSHDHGHHHDNNLRSAYVHVLADALTSILAIAALLAGRFLGWVWLDPVIGIVGAIVIANWAYGLMRDSAAVLLDSTDEHVADEIRELLESPGDVTISDLHVWQVGPGARAAIVSVVAAASVSADAIRERLAPVHELSHLTVEYRAA from the coding sequence ATGACACCGACACCTCAGGCTTCGCCGTTTGCCCACGATCACATGTTCCTTGGCGACTCCCACGATGAGAACGCCCGCCGAACCTTATGGGTTGTGGTTCTGACATTCGTGATGATGATTGGCGAAATTGCCGCCGGTTACATCACCGGTTCCATGGCGTTGCTGGCCGACGGCTTTCACATGGCGACCCATGCCGTGGCACTGGGCATCGCGGCGGCGGCCTATGGATTTGCGCGGCGTCACGCCAACAATGCGCGCTTCAGTTTCGGCACTGGCAAGGTCGGCGATCTGGCTGGTTTTGCCTCGGCCATGGTGCTGGGGATGGTGTCGCTGGGTATCGCCGGTGAGTCGATCCTGCGCCTGTTTCAGCCCACCACCGTGGCCTTCACCGAGGCGGCGTTAATCGCCGTGGTGGGGCTGGCAGTGAACATCGTCAGCGCCTTTCTGTTGGCCGGCAATCATGGACACCACGGGCATGATCACGGGCACAGCCACGACCACGGCCATCATCATGACAACAATCTGCGCTCGGCCTACGTCCATGTGTTGGCCGATGCCCTGACCTCGATTCTGGCCATTGCCGCGTTGCTGGCCGGTCGCTTCCTGGGCTGGGTCTGGCTGGACCCGGTGATCGGCATTGTCGGTGCCATCGTGATTGCGAATTGGGCCTATGGTTTGATGCGCGACAGCGCTGCCGTGCTGCTCGACTCCACGGATGAGCATGTGGCCGACGAAATCCGCGAATTGCTCGAATCACCAGGTGACGTGACCATCAGCGACCTGCATGTCTGGCAGGTCGGCCCTGGAGCCCGCGCGGCAATTGTCAGTGTGGTGGCGGCGGCCAGTGTCAGTGCCGATGCCATTCGCGAACGCCTGGCACCGGTTCATGAGTTGTCTCACCTGACGGTGGAATACCGCGCCGCGTAG